In one Nitrosarchaeum sp. genomic region, the following are encoded:
- a CDS encoding type II glyceraldehyde-3-phosphate dehydrogenase: protein MKKVFVNGYGSIGSRITSFLKDDPEISVIGVGKYSPDDDVNIAISRGLNVYVPERKLNDFKNFKITGTIESALNDCDLVIDASPGGHGYKNKKNLYDPKNLSVIYQGGETTMGDEAVSDLLFNSRANYDLAIGKKHVMQGSCNVTGMGRILEPLRNKFSNKLVRFDVTLVRRWADIEQTDKQVIDTIEMTEKPHHGDDVKMYFGKDAPLFVRAIKVPTRQMHLHIMDIRFNDKAPTPSEIHEIFTNEFGVAVLWTAKGTKDIRDYAQNMGFNFTDTNMIHIHANMTVSIGDTVQMMYSDDQTGIVIPENHMLMQAMLFGKSYKNAFSHTESIFNMKERKQKLESHFARKN from the coding sequence ATGAAGAAAGTTTTTGTTAATGGTTATGGTTCTATTGGGAGCAGAATCACATCTTTTCTAAAAGATGATCCTGAAATCTCAGTGATTGGCGTGGGAAAGTATTCCCCCGATGATGATGTCAATATAGCAATTTCTCGTGGGTTAAACGTCTATGTACCAGAAAGAAAATTAAACGATTTTAAGAATTTCAAAATTACTGGAACCATAGAGTCAGCTCTTAACGACTGTGATCTAGTAATAGATGCATCTCCAGGAGGCCATGGTTACAAGAATAAAAAAAATCTCTATGATCCAAAAAACCTATCAGTAATTTATCAAGGTGGTGAGACTACTATGGGTGATGAGGCAGTTTCTGATTTGTTGTTTAACTCAAGGGCAAATTATGACTTGGCCATTGGAAAAAAACATGTCATGCAGGGCAGCTGCAACGTTACTGGCATGGGACGCATTTTGGAACCGTTAAGAAACAAATTTTCAAACAAACTAGTCAGATTTGATGTTACGTTAGTTAGAAGATGGGCAGACATTGAACAAACAGATAAACAAGTAATCGATACTATCGAAATGACTGAAAAACCTCATCACGGTGATGATGTAAAAATGTATTTTGGAAAAGATGCCCCGTTATTTGTCCGTGCAATTAAAGTTCCAACCAGGCAAATGCATCTTCACATTATGGATATACGTTTTAATGATAAAGCACCAACTCCTTCAGAAATTCATGAGATTTTTACAAACGAATTTGGTGTGGCAGTTTTATGGACTGCAAAGGGAACAAAGGACATTAGGGATTATGCCCAAAACATGGGATTTAATTTTACAGACACAAACATGATTCACATTCATGCAAACATGACAGTATCAATTGGCGATACAGTTCAAATGATGTATTCTGATGATCAAACAGGAATTGTTATTCCTGAAAATCATATGCTGATGCAGGCAATGCTGTTTGGAAAATCATACAAGAATGCATTTTCTCATACTGAATCAATATTTAACATGAAAGAAAGAAAACAAAAACTAGAATCTCATTTTGCAAGAAAAAATTAA
- a CDS encoding zinc ribbon domain-containing protein: MNFDAELRNGNFMVAECNHCQKVVWPPSDFCNKCFRDVSWRKGAHEGKIIEFSRKNNSYFCLIEIEKSIRIIGKLSRGIPVEGQHIKIEKCGIENNNYNFEISLV; encoded by the coding sequence ATGAATTTTGATGCTGAATTAAGAAACGGAAATTTTATGGTAGCAGAATGTAACCATTGTCAAAAAGTTGTATGGCCTCCATCTGATTTTTGCAACAAGTGTTTTAGAGATGTATCATGGCGAAAAGGAGCCCATGAAGGTAAAATTATCGAATTTTCAAGGAAAAACAATTCTTATTTTTGTCTAATTGAAATAGAAAAAAGCATCAGAATAATCGGAAAACTATCTAGAGGGATTCCTGTAGAAGGCCAACATATAAAGATAGAAAAATGTGGAATTGAAAATAATAATTATAATTTTGAAATCTCTTTAGTATGA
- the thrC gene encoding threonine synthase: MQGDAYLKCIDPHCGLEYPIMSTNVECEKGHLLDVKYKNKPSDQLKKTFYQRRDSQENIFNESGVWRFRELLNFCQIDTENVAECSKYLVSLDGSEGRQSKPYQMSKAAEFVGIANNKLWLQPEGYNPSGSFKDNGMATAVTHAKMVGAKKIVCASTGNTSASAGMFAANEGINCDVYIPSGQIAPGKLSQAYQFGAQIIQVDGNFDDALKQSLDDAKNHNGYTVNSINPFRIEGQKTIPFRALEYLRWEAPDWIVYPGGALGNTSSCGKALMELYEWGWIKKIPRIAVINSEGASTLSDLYNGKFEGEELRWNKGNTNTELISRYYDHLDKEGIRPKTKATAIQIGRPANILKGLRALEFTNGVVTTVSDSEMLDGMAVVGLNGFDCEMASGASVVGIKKLINEEIIKKDDVVVGILTGRQKDAMLPVEYHNNPKNKFAIPPKN, from the coding sequence ATGCAAGGTGACGCATATCTCAAGTGTATTGACCCTCATTGTGGATTAGAATATCCTATAATGAGTACTAATGTAGAATGTGAAAAAGGTCATCTATTAGATGTAAAATATAAAAACAAACCTTCAGATCAACTAAAAAAAACATTTTACCAGAGGCGAGACTCTCAAGAAAATATATTTAATGAAAGTGGAGTTTGGCGATTTAGAGAACTTCTTAATTTTTGCCAAATAGACACAGAAAATGTTGCCGAGTGTTCAAAGTATTTAGTTTCACTAGACGGTTCAGAAGGAAGACAATCAAAGCCTTATCAAATGTCAAAAGCAGCAGAATTTGTAGGGATTGCAAATAACAAATTATGGTTGCAGCCAGAAGGATACAATCCAAGTGGGTCATTCAAAGATAACGGAATGGCAACTGCAGTAACCCATGCAAAAATGGTGGGAGCAAAAAAAATTGTTTGCGCATCAACTGGAAATACTTCCGCATCTGCTGGCATGTTTGCTGCAAATGAAGGAATCAACTGTGACGTATACATCCCATCAGGTCAAATTGCTCCAGGTAAGCTAAGTCAAGCGTATCAATTCGGAGCTCAAATTATTCAGGTAGATGGAAATTTTGATGATGCGTTAAAACAATCTCTTGATGACGCAAAAAACCATAACGGATACACAGTGAATTCCATAAATCCATTTAGAATAGAAGGGCAAAAAACAATTCCGTTTAGAGCTTTAGAATATCTGAGATGGGAAGCTCCGGATTGGATTGTATATCCTGGCGGTGCACTTGGAAACACATCTAGTTGTGGAAAAGCATTGATGGAGTTATACGAATGGGGATGGATTAAAAAAATACCAAGAATTGCAGTGATTAATTCTGAAGGTGCAAGCACATTATCTGATTTGTATAATGGGAAATTTGAAGGAGAAGAACTACGTTGGAATAAAGGAAATACAAACACAGAATTGATTTCAAGATATTATGATCATTTAGACAAAGAAGGCATTAGGCCGAAAACTAAAGCTACTGCAATTCAGATTGGAAGGCCTGCCAATATTCTAAAAGGATTACGTGCATTAGAATTTACAAATGGTGTTGTAACAACCGTCTCAGATTCGGAGATGTTAGACGGCATGGCAGTAGTAGGTTTGAATGGATTTGATTGTGAAATGGCTTCAGGGGCATCAGTTGTAGGAATTAAAAAATTGATAAACGAAGAAATTATCAAAAAAGATGATGTGGTAGTAGGCATTCTTACAGGCAGGCAAAAAGATGCAATGCTTCCAGTAGAATATCACAATAATCCAAAAAATAAATTTGCGATTCCACCTAAGAACTAG
- a CDS encoding response regulator codes for MSSKNDVLIIEDSPAIGMLLKNYLEKLGYTQIHICSNGASGITTFKDLISNKKDPIVLLDYMLPDTDARSVLTQMFEVKPDIRVLLATATEEDDEGVKDLIRLGAYQYLQKPIRFEHIKSAFETIEEEDNFFKKESSQVDIISKQIEDLESKIRYRVDMTLQSTSTFSLSFLQNLFNDSNEYISTYLKELEQQGKITRLSDKKEIACNRCDSTSITQIFYCPSCKSSKFRSGKLIEHYECGNISEDNTYVNDLCPSCKKLIKALGVDYRVMKNHYICNDCSNFFPQLSTDYVCLKCQNKFSLDECKWKTSPFYKTNST; via the coding sequence ATGAGTTCTAAAAACGATGTTTTGATTATTGAAGATAGTCCGGCAATAGGAATGTTATTGAAAAATTATCTTGAAAAATTAGGATATACTCAAATTCACATTTGTTCAAATGGTGCAAGTGGCATCACGACATTCAAAGATCTTATATCAAATAAGAAAGATCCAATTGTTTTGCTTGATTATATGCTTCCAGATACTGATGCACGTTCAGTTTTAACTCAGATGTTTGAAGTAAAGCCAGACATCCGAGTTTTATTGGCAACAGCAACTGAGGAAGATGACGAAGGGGTCAAAGATTTGATCCGATTAGGTGCATACCAGTATTTACAAAAACCAATCCGTTTTGAACACATAAAATCTGCTTTTGAAACTATTGAAGAAGAGGATAATTTTTTCAAAAAAGAATCGTCTCAAGTCGATATTATATCAAAACAAATTGAAGATCTTGAAAGTAAAATCCGCTATCGTGTTGACATGACACTTCAATCAACTTCTACCTTTAGTCTTAGTTTTTTACAAAATTTATTTAATGATTCAAATGAATACATTTCTACATATCTAAAAGAACTAGAGCAACAAGGAAAGATTACTCGTCTATCTGATAAAAAAGAAATTGCATGTAATAGATGCGATTCTACATCGATTACTCAGATTTTTTACTGTCCTTCTTGTAAGAGTTCAAAATTTAGATCAGGTAAACTCATTGAACATTATGAATGTGGAAATATTTCAGAAGACAATACTTATGTAAATGATCTATGTCCTAGCTGTAAAAAATTGATCAAGGCACTTGGTGTAGATTATCGTGTGATGAAAAATCACTACATATGCAATGACTGTTCAAATTTTTTTCCTCAATTATCAACTGATTATGTTTGTTTAAAATGCCAAAATAAATTCAGTCTAGATGAATGTAAATGGAAGACTAGTCCATTTTATAAAACAAATTCCACGTAA
- a CDS encoding hemolysin family protein translates to MVELWVELTALAALIGLSGFFSGLEVALVGTRKSTVNQLLKQKVKGANALYKIKSNPGWMMSSVNLGNNIVNVGSSAFATSIALRVFGDNGLAIAVGIMTFLILVFGEITPKTYCNANATKVALRFAPVLLIFGYAFWPVVKMLEIITVSIVKLTGSSHHGPLITEEEIRGIVEQGFADKALEKDESDLVHSALEFDDTVIRSVMTPRTKMFSLPAKMLLVDALPLINENPHSRIPIFGESQDDIVGFVHVRDILTHIEKEERMVTLEQVARKPVFASQEKMVSALLKEMKGRKTHMAIVIDEHGGVEGLVTFEDLIEEIVGDIEDETDNIPPKEFESIDKETIITNGDIEIYRLNQIFKSDLPEGDDYSTLNGLLHERLQDIPREGDKLEFEDVRIVVEKVIKNKPVKIRIEKIKK, encoded by the coding sequence ATGGTAGAACTTTGGGTTGAACTTACAGCGTTAGCTGCGCTAATAGGATTATCTGGATTTTTCAGTGGTCTGGAAGTTGCGTTAGTAGGAACTAGAAAGTCAACTGTCAACCAACTACTAAAACAAAAAGTAAAGGGGGCTAATGCACTTTACAAAATAAAATCTAATCCAGGATGGATGATGTCAAGTGTAAATCTAGGAAATAATATAGTAAATGTGGGGTCTTCGGCATTTGCAACCAGCATTGCATTAAGAGTATTTGGAGATAATGGTCTGGCAATAGCCGTTGGAATAATGACATTTCTTATTTTGGTATTTGGCGAGATTACCCCTAAAACATATTGTAATGCAAATGCAACAAAAGTGGCTCTAAGATTTGCACCGGTTTTGCTGATTTTTGGCTATGCGTTTTGGCCAGTTGTTAAAATGTTGGAAATAATTACAGTGTCGATAGTAAAATTAACTGGTAGTAGTCACCATGGTCCGTTAATCACCGAAGAAGAAATTAGAGGCATAGTTGAACAAGGATTTGCAGACAAAGCATTAGAAAAAGATGAAAGTGATTTGGTTCACAGTGCATTAGAGTTTGATGATACCGTAATTAGGTCAGTGATGACCCCTAGAACAAAAATGTTCTCACTTCCTGCAAAGATGTTATTAGTTGATGCTCTTCCTTTAATTAATGAAAACCCTCATTCAAGAATACCGATTTTTGGAGAATCTCAAGATGATATTGTAGGATTTGTACATGTAAGGGACATACTGACACACATTGAAAAAGAAGAAAGGATGGTCACATTGGAACAAGTTGCAAGAAAGCCAGTGTTTGCTTCTCAAGAAAAAATGGTAAGTGCTTTACTAAAAGAGATGAAAGGCAGAAAAACACACATGGCAATCGTGATTGATGAACATGGTGGGGTAGAAGGATTGGTCACGTTTGAAGATCTAATCGAGGAGATAGTGGGCGATATTGAAGATGAAACAGACAACATACCACCAAAAGAATTTGAGTCAATTGATAAAGAGACGATAATTACAAACGGAGACATTGAAATTTACAGACTAAATCAAATTTTCAAATCAGATTTGCCTGAAGGAGACGATTACTCTACACTGAACGGGCTTTTACATGAAAGATTACAAGACATTCCTCGAGAAGGAGATAAACTTGAATTTGAGGATGTTAGAATAGTCGTTGAAAAAGTAATTAAAAACAAACCTGTAAAAATCAGAATAGAAAAAATAAAGAAATAA
- a CDS encoding 3D domain-containing protein has translation MQVIFTSLMVVLIVISIIPVSFSLPTLIQDESLQIQTENCTDGWYVTGYFLPLETEYSSDVTPVNIDGKWYGFPIDFLNEVKVQGWGKTVFGDFLGWNEQKFYFNPIPLDANDNELIIGTVAVDPEIIKMNSKITIPNSPSPWNKIVFSSNDVGPAIIGKHIDVYTGVGLDARKEAFRITGDDYSVCVVDNMLYLPQKNILKDFNFEMAKNQDWIKNIFLWYEQNRISETEASNALKFLIEQQILKVK, from the coding sequence ATGCAAGTTATTTTTACATCTTTAATGGTTGTTTTAATTGTAATTTCAATTATCCCTGTATCTTTTTCACTCCCAACTTTAATTCAAGATGAATCATTACAAATTCAGACAGAGAATTGCACTGATGGGTGGTATGTGACAGGATATTTTCTTCCATTAGAAACTGAATATTCATCAGATGTCACTCCTGTCAATATTGATGGAAAGTGGTATGGGTTTCCAATTGACTTTTTGAACGAAGTAAAGGTTCAAGGATGGGGGAAAACAGTTTTTGGAGATTTTTTAGGTTGGAATGAACAAAAATTCTATTTTAATCCTATTCCATTGGATGCAAACGATAATGAATTGATTATTGGTACTGTTGCAGTTGATCCTGAAATTATAAAAATGAATTCAAAAATCACAATTCCAAACTCTCCTTCCCCTTGGAATAAAATCGTGTTTAGTTCAAATGATGTAGGTCCGGCCATTATTGGAAAGCATATTGATGTGTATACTGGTGTTGGACTAGATGCTAGAAAAGAAGCATTTAGAATCACAGGTGATGACTATTCTGTATGTGTTGTAGATAATATGTTATATTTACCGCAAAAAAATATTCTTAAAGATTTTAATTTTGAAATGGCTAAAAATCAAGATTGGATAAAAAATATTTTTTTATGGTATGAACAAAATAGAATTTCTGAAACAGAGGCATCAAATGCTTTGAAATTCTTAATTGAGCAACAAATTCTAAAAGTAAAGTAA
- a CDS encoding glycosyltransferase, producing the protein MDKNYIISKLSYAITNNIGDFGRNQYLLKRIKEKEIIFESDKKYLKKILGIDSIEIKKDKQTDMLKKELSVFLNPKLTKCSLCNRDIQLNEKSTRQDKEWFHSDCFNALSKVKEEKSHIKNTYENTESTSNVPSKIKKDPVQILLTATIFIFLIVTVYFLLGPISMIAMGLGGFITLYHVLGASKKLYSKNISGMRAPSIFLIFLLGSPFLIATLIAYEGYTLLESPIRIILLWAMTISFWSTMLFVPMAVLSKHRENNQADIKEFPTISIIIPAYNEEKVISHTIEGLLETIYPKKEIIFVDDGSKDKTLSIAMEYKDKIKVLHKENGGKASALNYGLVYATGEIIVIVDADTIIGRHSLKEIVKGFEINEHVAAVAGNIKVRNRVNWITKCQALEYITGIQIVRRAFDVFGSITIVPGALGAFKKSYLAEAGIYGKETIVEDFDQTIKLLKAGLITQGSSKATAYTEAPNTLHDFVAQRKRWYRGNIQVLKRHSDALFNPRFGYLQRLSLPYLFLGMVITPIIGFTATANAILGIILGDGLYVLQVSLIFVVVHYLMSALAIRIDGEDPKLLWHAGFLVFGFKQIIDFLLLKAILEQLRKKKATWTSAKRIGV; encoded by the coding sequence TTGGACAAAAATTACATTATTTCAAAACTCAGCTATGCTATTACAAATAACATAGGAGATTTTGGAAGAAACCAATATCTTCTAAAAAGGATCAAAGAAAAAGAAATTATTTTTGAATCCGATAAGAAATACCTAAAAAAAATTTTAGGAATAGACAGTATTGAGATAAAAAAAGATAAACAAACAGATATGCTAAAAAAAGAATTATCAGTATTCCTAAATCCAAAGCTAACTAAATGCTCGCTATGCAACAGAGATATTCAATTAAATGAGAAATCTACAAGACAAGATAAAGAATGGTTTCATTCAGATTGTTTTAATGCTCTCTCTAAAGTTAAAGAGGAAAAATCACACATAAAAAACACATATGAAAATACAGAGAGTACATCTAACGTACCATCTAAAATAAAAAAAGACCCTGTACAAATTCTACTAACAGCTACAATCTTTATTTTCTTAATTGTGACAGTCTATTTTCTTTTAGGACCAATAAGCATGATTGCTATGGGATTGGGTGGATTCATCACACTATATCATGTTCTTGGAGCAAGTAAAAAGTTATACTCTAAAAATATTTCAGGAATGCGTGCACCGTCAATATTTTTAATATTCTTACTTGGTTCTCCGTTTCTTATTGCAACATTGATTGCATATGAAGGATACACATTACTAGAATCCCCAATCAGAATAATTTTACTGTGGGCAATGACAATTTCATTTTGGTCGACAATGTTGTTTGTGCCAATGGCAGTTCTAAGTAAGCACAGAGAGAATAACCAGGCAGACATAAAGGAATTTCCCACTATCTCAATAATAATTCCGGCATATAATGAAGAAAAAGTGATTTCACACACAATAGAAGGACTGCTAGAAACAATCTATCCGAAAAAAGAGATCATATTTGTCGATGATGGAAGCAAAGACAAGACATTATCCATTGCAATGGAATACAAAGACAAGATCAAAGTACTGCATAAAGAAAATGGCGGAAAGGCATCTGCGTTAAATTATGGTCTAGTGTATGCAACTGGAGAGATTATTGTAATAGTTGATGCAGACACAATTATTGGAAGGCATTCCTTAAAAGAAATTGTAAAAGGATTTGAAATAAACGAACACGTTGCAGCTGTTGCAGGTAACATCAAAGTAAGAAACAGGGTTAATTGGATTACAAAGTGTCAAGCCTTAGAATACATCACTGGAATTCAAATAGTTAGACGAGCTTTTGATGTGTTTGGATCAATTACCATTGTTCCGGGAGCATTAGGTGCTTTTAAAAAATCATATCTTGCAGAAGCTGGAATTTATGGCAAAGAAACAATAGTTGAAGACTTTGATCAGACAATTAAATTATTAAAAGCAGGTTTGATTACTCAGGGAAGCTCAAAAGCTACTGCATATACTGAGGCACCAAATACTCTGCATGATTTTGTAGCTCAAAGAAAAAGGTGGTATCGTGGAAACATCCAGGTCTTGAAGAGACATTCAGATGCATTGTTTAATCCGCGATTTGGATATCTGCAAAGATTGTCGTTGCCGTATCTGTTTTTGGGGATGGTAATTACGCCAATTATTGGGTTTACGGCTACCGCAAATGCGATTTTGGGAATAATCTTGGGGGATGGATTGTATGTTTTGCAGGTATCTTTGATTTTTGTCGTAGTTCACTATCTAATGTCTGCGTTAGCTATTAGGATAGATGGTGAAGACCCTAAATTGTTATGGCATGCAGGCTTTTTGGTTTTTGGCTTTAAACAGATAATAGACTTTTTGCTACTAAAAGCAATACTGGAACAACTACGAAAGAAAAAGGCCACATGGACAAGCGCTAAAAGAATAGGCGTGTAA
- a CDS encoding polysaccharide deacetylase family protein: MASFSISIEQTFAEITGNIDLLLKYDNGNKASIESTSLKIYKDFDKNPITEIQVQSNPVQITNLPLNHKYKIELYYNDHFQSVDYYDLKKTANNFEMNVKLPGGIKLGVFYQDGQTPISDASIFFKTMSGKIVGFDQTDFNGDTVRFWLPQTINNDYYTVEVVIDPQLKYTYSPLQIQSSLSKDIKIVTKWPKIINSAITVEVYKDEKTKVSESDGSLTIQVNDKKKSKVIESPVSYKGDAVLSNIPVGTYAFHVVSKNTGEIIASKKVTLSGSHAPIKIFTNDPQLNFEGSYCNCVAFRFDDVQDYFLSNSQIQMMKLFEEEEAGLTIGVIGGVTGNDPRIVNAIKEQLQANPRFEIANHSWNNRVMTSLSSESQEELIKNTDTKIQELFQVKPHTFIPPENIFEDETITYLKKYDYDNLSASIQTDVPSKFVKSDFYHFNTAVSTAKLDPIASYWNHNSKEKILELIDDSLFDYGYAVVMMHPYEFSNYDGGAYINEANQTKFEELKAVISTLKSKGYLLLPVGKIDEYNSVIFEKIIKNQTNTNENVNCNCVAFKIDNVQDFWLNDVQNNLINTFSENNVPVTTSIIGKFFGSDPKTVDFLKQQIQDKKIDVAVRGWELVDHSLYETEEQSSSIEQTNNQISKKLGIQSEIFSAPFGKFNNNTINASKQNNIAYVSAMTTTDTLNVKSYPRHIPETSYLPNLLDDDPFLQGTIVEKMLTKIKDQQKKYGYALISTQPSDFAIRDGEFKNQINEDKMKLLEELINALKKNNIKMISLTDIPQESLFEKYPAWIKHVYVWYEQGKITDVELENAINNLISRTIIIPL, from the coding sequence TTGGCATCATTTTCAATATCTATTGAACAAACATTTGCAGAAATCACTGGAAACATTGATCTTTTATTAAAATACGATAATGGAAACAAGGCAAGCATCGAATCAACATCATTAAAAATCTACAAAGATTTTGATAAAAATCCAATAACCGAAATTCAAGTACAAAGTAATCCAGTACAAATAACAAATCTACCATTAAACCACAAATACAAAATTGAACTGTATTACAATGATCATTTCCAGAGTGTAGATTATTATGATCTAAAAAAGACAGCCAACAATTTTGAGATGAATGTAAAATTACCTGGAGGGATAAAATTAGGAGTTTTTTACCAAGATGGGCAGACTCCAATATCTGATGCCAGCATATTTTTTAAAACAATGAGTGGAAAGATAGTAGGATTTGATCAAACAGACTTTAATGGGGATACTGTCCGTTTTTGGCTTCCACAGACTATCAATAATGATTATTATACCGTAGAAGTAGTAATAGATCCTCAATTAAAATACACATATTCCCCGTTACAAATACAGTCATCACTTTCCAAAGACATCAAAATAGTAACAAAGTGGCCAAAGATAATCAATTCAGCAATAACAGTAGAAGTGTATAAAGATGAAAAGACCAAAGTCTCAGAATCTGATGGATCACTTACAATCCAAGTAAATGACAAAAAGAAATCAAAAGTAATAGAGTCTCCAGTATCATACAAAGGAGATGCGGTATTATCTAACATTCCTGTAGGGACATACGCATTTCATGTTGTTTCAAAAAACACTGGCGAGATTATAGCGTCAAAAAAAGTGACTCTGTCTGGAAGTCATGCACCAATAAAGATATTTACAAACGATCCTCAGCTGAACTTTGAAGGGTCATATTGCAACTGTGTTGCATTTAGATTCGATGACGTACAAGATTATTTTTTGAGCAATTCACAAATTCAAATGATGAAATTGTTTGAAGAAGAAGAAGCAGGACTCACTATTGGAGTAATTGGCGGGGTAACAGGCAATGATCCTAGGATAGTTAATGCAATCAAGGAGCAATTGCAAGCAAACCCAAGATTTGAGATTGCAAATCACAGTTGGAACAATAGGGTAATGACTAGTTTATCTTCTGAATCACAAGAAGAGCTAATTAAAAATACAGACACCAAAATTCAAGAACTATTCCAAGTAAAACCACACACGTTTATTCCACCAGAAAACATTTTTGAGGATGAGACAATAACGTATTTGAAAAAATACGATTATGATAATCTTAGTGCATCAATTCAAACAGACGTTCCATCAAAATTTGTCAAATCTGATTTTTATCACTTTAACACAGCAGTATCAACTGCAAAATTAGACCCTATCGCATCATATTGGAATCATAATTCAAAGGAAAAAATATTGGAATTGATAGATGACAGTCTTTTTGATTATGGTTATGCTGTAGTAATGATGCATCCCTATGAGTTTTCAAATTATGACGGTGGGGCATACATAAATGAAGCAAATCAAACCAAATTTGAAGAATTAAAAGCAGTTATTTCAACGCTGAAATCTAAAGGATATTTGTTACTACCTGTAGGAAAAATAGATGAATATAATTCGGTAATTTTTGAGAAGATTATAAAAAACCAGACAAATACAAATGAGAATGTAAATTGTAACTGTGTTGCATTTAAAATTGACAACGTACAAGATTTCTGGTTAAATGATGTCCAAAATAATTTGATAAACACATTTTCAGAAAATAATGTTCCAGTAACAACAAGTATTATTGGTAAATTTTTTGGAAGTGATCCTAAGACTGTTGATTTTTTAAAACAACAAATTCAAGACAAGAAAATAGATGTAGCGGTTAGGGGTTGGGAGTTGGTAGACCATTCATTGTATGAAACAGAAGAACAATCATCCAGCATTGAACAAACAAATAATCAGATATCTAAAAAGTTAGGGATACAATCAGAGATATTTTCAGCTCCATTTGGCAAATTCAACAATAACACGATAAACGCATCAAAACAAAACAACATAGCATATGTTAGTGCAATGACTACAACTGATACGCTAAATGTCAAATCTTATCCACGCCACATTCCTGAAACATCATACTTGCCAAATCTTTTAGATGATGATCCATTTCTTCAAGGAACTATAGTTGAAAAAATGCTGACTAAAATAAAAGATCAGCAAAAAAAATACGGATATGCGTTGATCAGCACACAACCATCTGACTTTGCAATACGTGATGGTGAGTTTAAAAATCAAATAAACGAAGACAAAATGAAACTGCTCGAAGAACTAATCAACGCTTTAAAGAAAAACAACATCAAAATGATATCATTAACAGACATTCCTCAAGAATCTTTATTTGAAAAATATCCCGCATGGATTAAACATGTCTACGTCTGGTACGAACAAGGAAAAATCACAGATGTAGAATTAGAAAATGCAATAAACAATCTCATATCCAGAACAATAATTATTCCTCTATAA
- a CDS encoding resolvase: protein MSSKLTSISIIKQKQAKDNKKIARTRRQRGYNWEDTLVKRFNSVDHWKAFRLGSPSIALPDVLAVNTQSSMIFSIEAKSGTSTSLPVPADQIERCQKWITTFDIYKERKVILAFKFLSKKRIGQGLYENRELREFYKIWDESKKITDCVCTYDGEIFAKIDGKRTNLHLEEQTMPFKNKHRTSA from the coding sequence ATGAGTAGTAAATTGACTTCAATTTCAATAATAAAACAAAAACAGGCTAAAGACAATAAAAAAATTGCACGTACACGTAGACAACGAGGGTATAATTGGGAAGATACGCTGGTAAAAAGGTTCAACTCGGTAGACCACTGGAAAGCATTCAGATTAGGATCACCAAGTATCGCATTACCTGATGTCTTGGCAGTAAACACTCAATCTAGTATGATTTTTAGCATAGAGGCAAAGTCTGGAACAAGTACATCCCTTCCTGTACCTGCAGATCAGATTGAGAGATGTCAAAAATGGATTACAACATTTGACATATACAAAGAAAGAAAAGTCATATTGGCATTCAAATTTCTTTCAAAAAAAAGGATTGGGCAGGGACTGTATGAAAATAGGGAATTAAGAGAATTTTACAAGATTTGGGATGAGTCAAAAAAAATAACAGATTGTGTTTGTACATATGATGGTGAAATATTTGCAAAAATTGACGGTAAAAGAACAAATCTTCATCTTGAAGAACAAACGATGCCATTTAAGAACAAACATAGAACTAGTGCCTAA